Part of the Halalkalibacter krulwichiae genome is shown below.
AAGTTGTATCTCGTACACGTAAAGGAGAAGGTCCTTTTTTAGTTGAATGCTTCACAGACCGTTGGAGTGGTCACTTTGTAGGAGATCCTCAACGGTATAGGCCACTAGGCGAAAAAGAAGAGTTGCAGAATAAAGATCCCATTATAAAGTTAAAAGTATTTTTACAGCAAGAGTATGAGAATGCAAACGACGAAATTAACAAGATTCACCAAACTGTCGACAATGAATTGGCGTATGCTGAAGAGTTTTCCAAAAGTAGTCCACTCCCTCATGGTGAATCAACTCTTGAGGACGTTTATGCACAGGGGAAACAATATGAGTGTAATTCGATTTAACAAGGCTATAAATATGGCTTTGAGTGAAGAAATGAAAAGAGATGCTAATGTATTCATTGCTGGAGAAGATGTAGCAGAAGCGGGTGGTTCTTTCGGTGTAACGAAAGGGTTATTAAATGAATTTGGAGAAAGCAGAGTGGTTGATACTCCCATTAGTGAAGGAGCAATAATAGGGTTAGCAGTTGGGAGTTCATTAACAGGTTTAAAACCCGTTGTAGAAATAATGTTTATGGATTTTATGGCTGTTTGCTTTGACCAAATTATTAATCAAGCAGCTAAAATGCGCTATATGTCAGGTGGAAAAATGAGCTTACCTCTTGTAATAAGAACACAAGCAGGGGCTGGTTTTAATGCTGGACCTCAACATTCACAAAGTTTGGAAGCCCTATTAATGCATATACCCGGTATTAAAGTCGTTATGCCTTCTAATCCATATGATGCTAAAGGTCTACTCAAGACAGCCATTCGAGATGAAAACCCAGTTATTTTTATCGAAAATAAAATGCTATACGGTTTGAAAGGTGAGGTACCCGATGAAGAATATGTTGTCCCATTTGGGAAAGCAAATATTGTACGCAAGGGTACTGATGTAACAATTGTAGCTTTAGGACAAATGGTAAATAAGGCTAAGAGCGTCACTAAACAGTTAGAACAACAAGGAATTTCAGCTGAATTGATTGATCCTAGAACCATTACACCACTTGATAAAGATACGATAGTAAATTCCGTTGCTAAAACTGGAAGGTTAGTGATTGTTCATGAGGCCGTAAAAACAGGAGGAGTTGGAGCAGAAATTGCAGCACTAGTACAGGAAGAGGTATTTGATTACTTAGATGCACCAATCCAACGTGTAGCTGCACCTTTTACCCCAGTTCCATATAGCAAACCGTTAGAGAATTACTTTTTACCCGATGAACAAAAGATTATAGAAGCTGTTAAAAAAGTATGTATTGGTCGTCAATTCCCACAATTAGTTGGGAGGGATTGACTTGATACAGTTTCCCGTTAAACATGTTATTGCATCACCTCGAGCGAGAGCAAAGGCTAAAAACTTAGGTATAAATCTTAGTGAATTTGAAGGCAGTGGACCTTTAGGTAGAATTATAGAGTCTGATGTGATTTTTAACCATCAACAAACAAAGTCAAATGTTGACCGCATCCTTCCTCAAAGCAAAGCGTCGCCATTAGCTAAGAAGATGGCAGAGGTCGAACAGGTAAGCTTACATTTAGTAGAGGGTAGTGGAGTAGGTGGGAAAATTGTTAGTAAAGATATTCATAATTATCTCAATTCTGCTACTCCAACCATACAAGAAATGCAACGTAAACCACTACAAGGTATTAGGAAGATAATTGCCGACAAAATGACCTATAGTAAAAAAAATATTCCCCACGTCACATTAACAGTTAAAGTAGATGCCTCCGATTTAGTCGATTTTCGTGATTCCATTAAAAGTAACTATGAAAATGTTAGTTATACCGACTTATTAATTAAAATATTAGCCAAAAGTTTAAAACAATTCCCATCAATTAATGTTTCCCTTGAAGAAGATACTATTATTTCGCATGAAGATGTAAATGTTGGAATGGCAGTTGCAATTAGCAACGGATTAGTTGTTCCTGTTATACAGAATGCAAATGAAAAAACAATTACTGAAATAGCTAAATTGACAAGTGAGTTAGTGAATAAAGCCCAGAAAGGTAAATTAACATCAACTGACTTATCTAATGGGAGATTCACATTAAGTAATTTAGGTATGTATGCTGTAGATGGATTTACACCTATTATTAATCCGCCAGAAAGTGCCATTCTAGGGGTGGGAAGAATCAAAGAAGACCTATTTGTAGAGAATAGCCAAATTAGGATCGGAAAATCGTTAGTTCTTTCTCTATCTTTTGATCATCGGGTTATTGATGGGGCCCCCGCAGCGGAGTTTTTAGGATATATAAAAGAATTAATTGAGAATTCTTCTTTTCTCAATAGAAGTTTAGGGGAATGATGATGAAGAAAAATATTATTATACCAAAAGCTGGATTAACAATGACAGAGGCAACAATTGAACACTGGATGGTTGATATAGGAGACTATGTCATGAAGGATCAGGCAATTGCAGAAATCCTTACGGAGAAAATGATAATAGAAGTAACGGCACCAGAAGAGGGAACGATAAATTCAATCATCAAGAATGTTGGGGATGATGTAAAAGTTGGTGACATAGTAGCCACGATGGAAGTAGAGGGTGAAGAAAGAGTAAGTGTTGATAGTGAAGAGAGAGAAAGACAAGAATTACCAGTAACTAACAAAGAATTAACGCAATATACTGTGGCCGTTATTGGTGGTGGGCCCGGTGGGTATACAGCTGCAATTCGTGCTGCACAACTTGGAGGTAAAGTCGTTTTGATTGAACGAGAGAATCTAGGAGGAGTATGTCTAAATTCAGGTTGTATTCCTACAAAAACCGTGCTTAAAGGCGTTGAATTCTCGAAAGTTCATTTGAAAGCTGCTGAGTTTGGGGTAAGGTACAATGCTCCCGATGTTGATTTCAAAAAGCTTATGGAACATAAAGGCAAGGTAGTAACACAGCTTAGAAAAGGAGTATCACATCTGTTACAAAAAAATGAGATTGACGTAATAAACGGAACAGGAAAAGTACTCGGTTCATCTCTCATTGAGGTAACAAAGGAAAATGGTGAAATAGAAAAAGTCAGCAGTGAAAATATCATATTAGCTACTGGTTCCAAAGCCGCAATTCCAAATATTGAAGGGATACATGAAACTTCCTATATGACTAGTGAAGAAGCATTAAAGCAAACACAACTACCAGAAAGTATTGCGATTGTAGGGGCTGGTGCTATTGGCTGTGAATTTGCTGGAATTTATGCACCCCTTGGGGTTAAAGTGACACTTATCGAAAGTAGTAATGATATATTACCGGGATTTGATAATGATGTAGTAAAAGTTCTAAAAGATTCGCTACGGAATGATGGAGTTACGATTTCAACTTCATCGTTCGTGACAGAAATTGTAGAAAGTGGAAATTATAAAAAGGTATTATTCGAGAAAGACGGACAATTAGAAGAAATTGAAGTAGAAGAAGTATTGGTTGCTACAGGGAGAAAGCCTAATATTGATGAATTAGAAGGTAGCGGGCTTCATATTACAGGTGGGAAAGTTACTGTAGATGAAAAAATGCGGACAAATATTTCTAACATTTATGCAGTAGGTGATGTAACTGGAAAGCATAATCTAGCACATGTAGCAGCTACTCAAGGAATAGTTGCAGCAGAAAACTGTATGAATATATCAAGTAAAATAACTGATCGCTATATTCCTGTGTGTATCTATACATCTCCTGAAATTGCTTCAATAGGTTTGAGTGAAACAGAAGCAAAGCAAAAAGGAATAAACTTTCAGGTAGGGAAGTTTCAATTCAATGCAAATGGTCGGGCATTATCAAATGGAAGTCCTGATGGCTTTGTTAAGGTGTTAAGGGAGGAAAAGTATAATCAAATACTCGGTGTTCAAATTGTGGGAGAATGTGCATCTGAGTTAATATCAGAAGCTACTTTAGCATTAAATTTAGAGTCAACAACTGATGAAATCAGTTTAACCATTCACGCACATCCTACGTTATCAGAAGGATTTCTTGAAGCGGTTCTAGCAAGTATGGGAAAAGCAATTCATTCATAAGGGGGAGAGTAGATGGAGACTAAGTATATCCACTGTGAAATAGAAGAGGGGATAGCAAAGGTTATCATTAATCGTCCTGAGACTTTAAACGCTATTGATAAAGATGTCTTAAATGAATTAGAGGACACCTTTACTAGTATAGAGAGAGAGGATAGCGTACGAGTTGTTATTCTAACTGGTGGAGGCGATAAAGCTTTTGTGGCAGGTGGAGACATTGCTGCTATGAAAGAGATGAACTTAATTGAAGGTGAAAAGTTCGTTTATCGAGGTCAACGTGTATTAAGCCAAATTGAAAATAGTAGTAAAGTCGTTATTGCTGCAATTAACGGTTATACACTTGGGGGGGAATGGAGTTAAGTTTGGCTTGTGATATTCGAATTGTATCCGAAAAAGCAGTGTTAGGGTTGCCAGAAGTTTGCATTGGTCTTTATCCAGGGTGGGGAGGTACACAAAGGTTGGTAAGGCTTATTGGCAAAGGGCTAACGAAAGAATTGATATTTACTGGGCGGAGAATCTATCCAGGTGAAGCAAAAGAGCTAGGCATTGCTAATAAGGTAGTCGCCCATGAGGATCTTATGCAAGAATCCATGAATGTAGCAAATATGATTGTGAAAAATAGCCCTATAGCCGTAATGCAAGCCAAAAAAGCGATAAATCAAGGGTACGAGACTTCTTTAGATCAGGCTTTGGCGTTAGAAGCGGAAGCATGGCTTGTCAATTTTACTACAGAAGATCGAGTTGAAGGATTAAGTTCTTTCTTAGAAAAACGAAGTCCAAACTATAAAGGAAAATAGTTATTTTGGGGGGACTTTCATGAGCATTGAAGGGAACAATAATTTCTCAGCAGTGATTAGACGTTGGGCAGAATTGACTCCAGAAAAGGAGGTAATCGTTTATCAGGATCAGAGAATCACA
Proteins encoded:
- a CDS encoding alpha-ketoacid dehydrogenase subunit beta, with the translated sequence MSVIRFNKAINMALSEEMKRDANVFIAGEDVAEAGGSFGVTKGLLNEFGESRVVDTPISEGAIIGLAVGSSLTGLKPVVEIMFMDFMAVCFDQIINQAAKMRYMSGGKMSLPLVIRTQAGAGFNAGPQHSQSLEALLMHIPGIKVVMPSNPYDAKGLLKTAIRDENPVIFIENKMLYGLKGEVPDEEYVVPFGKANIVRKGTDVTIVALGQMVNKAKSVTKQLEQQGISAELIDPRTITPLDKDTIVNSVAKTGRLVIVHEAVKTGGVGAEIAALVQEEVFDYLDAPIQRVAAPFTPVPYSKPLENYFLPDEQKIIEAVKKVCIGRQFPQLVGRD
- a CDS encoding 2-oxo acid dehydrogenase subunit E2, with the protein product MIQFPVKHVIASPRARAKAKNLGINLSEFEGSGPLGRIIESDVIFNHQQTKSNVDRILPQSKASPLAKKMAEVEQVSLHLVEGSGVGGKIVSKDIHNYLNSATPTIQEMQRKPLQGIRKIIADKMTYSKKNIPHVTLTVKVDASDLVDFRDSIKSNYENVSYTDLLIKILAKSLKQFPSINVSLEEDTIISHEDVNVGMAVAISNGLVVPVIQNANEKTITEIAKLTSELVNKAQKGKLTSTDLSNGRFTLSNLGMYAVDGFTPIINPPESAILGVGRIKEDLFVENSQIRIGKSLVLSLSFDHRVIDGAPAAEFLGYIKELIENSSFLNRSLGE
- the lpdA gene encoding dihydrolipoyl dehydrogenase — its product is MMMKKNIIIPKAGLTMTEATIEHWMVDIGDYVMKDQAIAEILTEKMIIEVTAPEEGTINSIIKNVGDDVKVGDIVATMEVEGEERVSVDSEERERQELPVTNKELTQYTVAVIGGGPGGYTAAIRAAQLGGKVVLIERENLGGVCLNSGCIPTKTVLKGVEFSKVHLKAAEFGVRYNAPDVDFKKLMEHKGKVVTQLRKGVSHLLQKNEIDVINGTGKVLGSSLIEVTKENGEIEKVSSENIILATGSKAAIPNIEGIHETSYMTSEEALKQTQLPESIAIVGAGAIGCEFAGIYAPLGVKVTLIESSNDILPGFDNDVVKVLKDSLRNDGVTISTSSFVTEIVESGNYKKVLFEKDGQLEEIEVEEVLVATGRKPNIDELEGSGLHITGGKVTVDEKMRTNISNIYAVGDVTGKHNLAHVAATQGIVAAENCMNISSKITDRYIPVCIYTSPEIASIGLSETEAKQKGINFQVGKFQFNANGRALSNGSPDGFVKVLREEKYNQILGVQIVGECASELISEATLALNLESTTDEISLTIHAHPTLSEGFLEAVLASMGKAIHS